From a single Apium graveolens cultivar Ventura chromosome 2, ASM990537v1, whole genome shotgun sequence genomic region:
- the LOC141706169 gene encoding uncharacterized protein LOC141706169 isoform X3, producing MLRLSQEEEHNVREFQEMYSEAKKKGFGRLFRSPTLFEDMVKCILLCNCQWSRTLSMARALCELQMEVKCPLSTSSVHEAGDFSASRIPVAEINHFLLRTPVGKEVKRRNGTQRDSLVSAISIAEVEKEMEKVVSFNLDYAELSGTDRIKKRGTNSSTKKDNKFHMLSDDSPKLAESPRVNLNLISDAKTSEITYHYSSNCTGNFPSLAELASLDEQILATRCKLGYRAKRIISLARSIVEGRIQLRQLEEACSRPSLSIYNKLADQLKEIEGFGPYTCANVLMCMGFYHVVPSDSETIRHIKQHRFTRESLTFKQLDEMLKLFMENLHHISTWYTGRKCGPSMRKGLEG from the exons ATGCTTCGACTGAGTCAAGAAGAGGAGCATAATGTGAGGGAGTTCCAGGAGATGTATAGCGAGGCAAAAAAGAAGGGCTTTGGGCGACTTTTTAGGTCTCCAACATTGTTTGAAGATATGGTTAAGTGCATACTCCTATGCAATTGCCA GTGGTCAAGGACTTTGAGCATGGCTAGAGCATTATGCGAACTTCAGATGGAAGTCAAGTGCCCTCTATCCACTTCGTCAGTTCATGAAGCTGGTGATTTTTCAGCGTCCAGGATTCCAGTAGCGGAGATTAACCATTTTCTTCTAAGGACACCTGTAGGAAAAGAGGTAAAGAGACGGAATGGAACTCAAAGGGATTCTTTAGTTTCTGCAATCAGCATTGCGGAGGTTGAAAAAGAAATGGAAAAAGTTGTTTCCTTCAATTTAGATTATGCGGAACTTTCAGGCACTGATAGGATAAAAAAACGAGGCACAAATTCCTCTACAAAAAAAGATAATAAGTTCCATATGCTATCTGATGATTCTCCTAAATTAGCTGAATCACCTAGAGTAAATCTGAACTTAATTTCTGATGCTAAGACATCAGAAATAACCTATCATTACTCAAGTAATTGCACTGGAAATTTTCCTAGCCTAGCAGAGTTAGCAAGCTTGGATGAACAGATCTTGGCAACTCGCTGCAAGCTTGGTTACAGAGCGAAGCGCATAATTAGTCTTGCTCGATCTATTGTCGAAGGAAGGATTCAACTTCGACAACTGGAGGAAGCCTGCAGCAGACCAAGCTTATCTATTTACAATAAGCTAGCTGACCAGCTGAAAGAAATTGAAGGATTTGGTCCATATACATGCGCCAACGTGCTCATGTGCATGGGGTTTTACCATGTGGTCCCATCTGATTCCGAAACTATTAGGCATATTAAACAG CACAGGTTCACAAGAGAAAGTCTAACATTCAAACAATTGGACGAGATGTTGAAGTTATTTATGGAAAATTTGCACCATATCAGTACTTGGTATACTG GTCGGAAGTGTGGTCCTTCTATGAGGAAAGGTTTGGAAGGCTGA
- the LOC141706169 gene encoding uncharacterized protein LOC141706169 isoform X2, with protein MLRLSQEEEHNVREFQEMYSEAKKKGFGRLFRSPTLFEDMVKCILLCNCQWSRTLSMARALCELQMEVKCPLSTSSVHEAGDFSASRIPVAEINHFLLRTPVGKEVKRRNGTQRDSLVSAISIAEVEKEMEKVVSFNLDYAELSGTDRIKKRGTNSSTKKDNKFHMLSDDSPKLAESPRVNLNLISDAKTSEITYHYSSNCTGNFPSLAELASLDEQILATRCKLGYRAKRIISLARSIVEGRIQLRQLEEACSRPSLSIYNKLADQLKEIEGFGPYTCANVLMCMGFYHVVPSDSETIRHIKQVNLQHRFTRESLTFKQLDEMLKLFMENLHHISTWYTGRKCGPSMRKGLEG; from the exons ATGCTTCGACTGAGTCAAGAAGAGGAGCATAATGTGAGGGAGTTCCAGGAGATGTATAGCGAGGCAAAAAAGAAGGGCTTTGGGCGACTTTTTAGGTCTCCAACATTGTTTGAAGATATGGTTAAGTGCATACTCCTATGCAATTGCCA GTGGTCAAGGACTTTGAGCATGGCTAGAGCATTATGCGAACTTCAGATGGAAGTCAAGTGCCCTCTATCCACTTCGTCAGTTCATGAAGCTGGTGATTTTTCAGCGTCCAGGATTCCAGTAGCGGAGATTAACCATTTTCTTCTAAGGACACCTGTAGGAAAAGAGGTAAAGAGACGGAATGGAACTCAAAGGGATTCTTTAGTTTCTGCAATCAGCATTGCGGAGGTTGAAAAAGAAATGGAAAAAGTTGTTTCCTTCAATTTAGATTATGCGGAACTTTCAGGCACTGATAGGATAAAAAAACGAGGCACAAATTCCTCTACAAAAAAAGATAATAAGTTCCATATGCTATCTGATGATTCTCCTAAATTAGCTGAATCACCTAGAGTAAATCTGAACTTAATTTCTGATGCTAAGACATCAGAAATAACCTATCATTACTCAAGTAATTGCACTGGAAATTTTCCTAGCCTAGCAGAGTTAGCAAGCTTGGATGAACAGATCTTGGCAACTCGCTGCAAGCTTGGTTACAGAGCGAAGCGCATAATTAGTCTTGCTCGATCTATTGTCGAAGGAAGGATTCAACTTCGACAACTGGAGGAAGCCTGCAGCAGACCAAGCTTATCTATTTACAATAAGCTAGCTGACCAGCTGAAAGAAATTGAAGGATTTGGTCCATATACATGCGCCAACGTGCTCATGTGCATGGGGTTTTACCATGTGGTCCCATCTGATTCCGAAACTATTAGGCATATTAAACAG GTGAATCTTCAGCACAGGTTCACAAGAGAAAGTCTAACATTCAAACAATTGGACGAGATGTTGAAGTTATTTATGGAAAATTTGCACCATATCAGTACTTGGTATACTG GTCGGAAGTGTGGTCCTTCTATGAGGAAAGGTTTGGAAGGCTGA
- the LOC141706170 gene encoding uncharacterized protein LOC141706170, which translates to MATTKPVLEQQNSQMVRLIGYNSSPMAEDNKEDMSALSAFRTMEEEIKKKKMEVSKKVQAQLGRVEEETKRLAEIRQELEGLADPRRKEVAFLRKRIDVVNRELRPLGQSCLKKEKEYKEALEAFTEKNKEKAQLVTKLMEMVSESERVRMKKLEELSKNIDSLH; encoded by the exons ATGGCGACCACGAAACCAGTGTTGGAGCAACAAAATTCCCAGATGGTACGATTGATCGGTTACAATAGTAGTCCTATGGCCGAAGACAACAAGGAAGACATGTCAGCCTTGTCTGCATTTCGGACTATGGAAGAAGAAATCAAGAAAAAGAAGATGGAGGTCAGTAAGAAGGTACAAGCACAATTGGGACGAGTTGAGGAAGAAACCAAGCGATTGGCTGAAATTCGCCAA GAGCTTGAAGGTCTTGCGGATCCAAGGAGAAAGGAAGTTGCATTTTTACGTAAAAGGATTGATGTGGTTAACAGAGAATTAAGGCCACTAGGACAAAGCTGCCTGAAAAAG GAAAAAGAATACAAAGAAGCACTTGAGGCATTTACAGAAAAGAACAAGGAAAAAGCTCAACTAGTAACCAAACTAATGGAG ATGGTGAGTGAAAGTGAGAGGGTGAGGATGAAAAAGTTGGAGGAGTTGAGCAAAAACATAGATTCCCTCCATTGA
- the LOC141706169 gene encoding uncharacterized protein LOC141706169 isoform X1, whose protein sequence is MLRLSQEEEHNVREFQEMYSEAKKKGFGRLFRSPTLFEDMVKCILLCNCQWSRTLSMARALCELQMEVKCPLSTSSVHEAGDFSASRIPVAEINHFLLRTPVGKEVKRRNGTQRDSLVSAISIAEVEKEMEKVVSFNLDYAELSGTDRIKKRGTNSSTKKDNKFHMLSDDSPKLAESPRVNLNLISDAKTSEITYHYSSNCTGNFPSLAELASLDEQILATRCKLGYRAKRIISLARSIVEGRIQLRQLEEACSRPSLSIYNKLADQLKEIEGFGPYTCANVLMCMGFYHVVPSDSETIRHIKQVHKRKSNIQTIGRDVEVIYGKFAPYQYLVYWSEVWSFYEERFGRLSEMIQSDYKLITATNLMPKSPGKQKTN, encoded by the exons ATGCTTCGACTGAGTCAAGAAGAGGAGCATAATGTGAGGGAGTTCCAGGAGATGTATAGCGAGGCAAAAAAGAAGGGCTTTGGGCGACTTTTTAGGTCTCCAACATTGTTTGAAGATATGGTTAAGTGCATACTCCTATGCAATTGCCA GTGGTCAAGGACTTTGAGCATGGCTAGAGCATTATGCGAACTTCAGATGGAAGTCAAGTGCCCTCTATCCACTTCGTCAGTTCATGAAGCTGGTGATTTTTCAGCGTCCAGGATTCCAGTAGCGGAGATTAACCATTTTCTTCTAAGGACACCTGTAGGAAAAGAGGTAAAGAGACGGAATGGAACTCAAAGGGATTCTTTAGTTTCTGCAATCAGCATTGCGGAGGTTGAAAAAGAAATGGAAAAAGTTGTTTCCTTCAATTTAGATTATGCGGAACTTTCAGGCACTGATAGGATAAAAAAACGAGGCACAAATTCCTCTACAAAAAAAGATAATAAGTTCCATATGCTATCTGATGATTCTCCTAAATTAGCTGAATCACCTAGAGTAAATCTGAACTTAATTTCTGATGCTAAGACATCAGAAATAACCTATCATTACTCAAGTAATTGCACTGGAAATTTTCCTAGCCTAGCAGAGTTAGCAAGCTTGGATGAACAGATCTTGGCAACTCGCTGCAAGCTTGGTTACAGAGCGAAGCGCATAATTAGTCTTGCTCGATCTATTGTCGAAGGAAGGATTCAACTTCGACAACTGGAGGAAGCCTGCAGCAGACCAAGCTTATCTATTTACAATAAGCTAGCTGACCAGCTGAAAGAAATTGAAGGATTTGGTCCATATACATGCGCCAACGTGCTCATGTGCATGGGGTTTTACCATGTGGTCCCATCTGATTCCGAAACTATTAGGCATATTAAACAG GTTCACAAGAGAAAGTCTAACATTCAAACAATTGGACGAGATGTTGAAGTTATTTATGGAAAATTTGCACCATATCAGTACTTGGTATACTG GTCGGAAGTGTGGTCCTTCTATGAGGAAAGGTTTGGAAGGCTGAGCGAAATGATTCAGTCCGACTATAAACTTATAACTGCCACTAATTTAATGCCTAAATCCCCTGGAAAACAGAAGACGAATTAA